Below is a window of Corynebacterium kalinowskii DNA.
AAGGGCGCTCAGATCGACACCACGACTGCGTCCGGTCGCATGGTGTTCGGAATCTTCGCCACCTTGGCCGAGTTCGAGCGGGATCTGATCCGAGAGCGCACCATGGCGGGTCTCGCCTCCGCGAGAGCGCGCGGTCGCAAGGGCGGACGAAAATTCGCGCTCACCAAAGCTCAGGTGCGTCTCGCGCAAGCCGCCATGGCCCAGCGCGATACTTCAGTTTCCGATCTCTGCAAGGAACTCGGCATCGAGCGCGTCACTCTCTACCGATATGTCGGTCCCAAAGGCGAGCTCAGAGACCATGGAAAGCATGTTCTCGGACTTACGTAGTGGACTTGCCTCGGTTTCGTTCCGGTCTTTTTGAGAGCATTATTTGTTATCAAGGAGACCATATATGTCATTAAAGCATAGTGATGAATTTAAGCGTGATGCAGTTCGCATAGCACTCACTAGTGGCTTAACACGCCGTCAAGTTGCGTCAGATTTAAGTATTGGGCTTTCCACGCTTGGGAAATGGATCGCATCAATTTCCGATGAAACTAAAATTCCTACCCAAGACACTGATCTTCTGCGTGAGAATGAACGTTTACGCAAAGAGAACCGTATCCTTCGGGAGGAGAGGGAGATATTAAAAAAGGCAGCAATATTTTTCGCAGTACAAAAGCTGTGAGATTTCAGTTTATTACGGATTACCGTGGCTCTCTCTCACGTTCACGCATATGTCGTTTGATGGGCGTAACAGATCGTGGTTTACGTGCATGGAAACGCCGTCCTCCATCACTGCGCCAGCGTCGTGATCTTATACTTCTAGCGCATATACGTGAGCAGCATCGGTTGTGTTTGGGGAGCTATGGTAGGCCGCGTATGACAGAAGAGTTGAAAGCGCTGGGCCTGCAGGTTGGGCAGCGTCGGGTTGGACGTTTGATGCGCCAGAATAACATTACAGTTGTTCGAACGCGTAAATTCAAACGGACAACGGATAGTCATCATACCTTCAACATTGCACCGAACCTATTAAAACAAGACTTTAGCGCAAGCGCACCCAACCAGAAATGGGCAGGCGATATCACTTATGTTTGGACCAGAGAAGGATGGGTCTATCTTGCTGTTATCCTTGACCTGTATTCCCGTCGCGTGATTGGCTGGGCAACAGGTGATCGATTAAAGCAGGATCTTGCATTAAGGGCACTGAATATGGCGTTGGCTTTACGCAAACCACCACCGGGTTGTATTCAACACACAGACCGTGGGAGCCAATATTGCGCTCATGAATATCAAAAGCTACTGCTCAAACATCAATTGCTGCCGTCCATGAGCGGGAAAGGCAATTGTTTTGATAACTCCGCAGTAGAAAGCTTCTTTAAATCATTAAAGGCTGAGTTGATTTGGCGCAGACACTGGCAAACAAGGCGAGATATTGAGATTGCAATCTTCGAATATATAAATGGCTTTTATAATCCACGCCGAAGACATTCAACACTCGGCTGGAAATCGCCGGTGGCATTTGAGAAAAAAGCCGCTTAAAATGAGAGATAGACCGGAACACAACCGGTGCAAGTCCATAGCAACTCGTTTCTTTTCGCAGGTTGAGCCACCTCCGCGCTTCATCAGAAAACTGAAGGAACCTCCATTGAATCGAACTAATATTTTTTTTGGTGAATCGCATTCTGACTGGTTGCCTGTCAGAGGCGGAGAATCTGGTGATTTTGTTTTTCGACGTGGTGACGGGCATGCCTTCGCGAAAATCGCACCTGCTTCCCGCCGCGGTGAGCTCGCTGGAGAGCGTGACCGCCTCATTTGGCTCAAAGGTCGAGGTGTGGCTTGCCCCGAGGTGATCAACTGGCAGGAGGAACAGGAGGGTGCATGCTTGGTGATAACGGCAATTCCGGGAGTACCGGCGGCTGATCTGTCTGGAGCGGATTTGCTCAAAGCGTGGCCGTCAATGGGGCAGCAACTTGGCGCTGTTCACAGCCTATCGGTTGATCAATGTCCGTTTGAGCGCAGGCTGTCGCGAATGTTCGGACGCGCCGTTGATGTGGTGTCCCGCAATGCCGTCAATCCCGACTTCTTACCGGACGAGGACAAGAGTACGCCGCAGCTCGATCTTTTGGCTCGTGTCGAACGAGAGCTACCGGTGCGGCTCGACCAAGAGCGCACCGATATGGTTGTTTGCCATGGTGATCCCTGCATGCCGAACTTCATGGTGGACCCTAAAACTCTTCAATGCACGGGTCTGATCGACCTTGGGCGGCTCGGAACAGCAGATCGCTATGCCGATTTGGCACTCATGATTGCTAACGCCGAAGAGAACTGGGCAGCGCCAGATGAAGCAGAGCGCGCCTTCGCTGTCCTATTCAATGTATTGGGGATCGAAGCCCCCGACCGCGAACGCCTTGCCTTCTATCTGCGATTGGACCCTCTGACTTGGGGTTGATGTTCATGCCGCCTGTTTTTCCTGCTCATTGGCACGTTTCGCAACCTGTTCTCATTGCGGACACCTTTTCCAGCCTCGTTTGGAAAGTTTCATTGCCAGACGGGACTCCTGCAATCGTCAAGGGATTGAAACCTATAGAAGACATTGCTGATGAACTGCGCGGGGCCGACTATCTGGTATGGCGCAATGGGAGGGGAGCAGTCCGGTTGCTCGGTCGTGAGAACAATCTGATGTTGCTCGAATATGCCGGGGAGCGAATGCTCTCTCACATCGTTGCCGAGCACGGCGACTACCAGGCGACCGAAATTGCAGCGGAACTAATGGCGAAGCTGTATGCCGCATCTGAGGAACCCCTGCCTTCTGCCCTTCTCCCGATCCGGGATCGCTTTGCAGCTTTGTTTCAGCGGGCGCGCGATGATCAAAACGCAGGTTGTCAAACTGACTACGTCCACGCGGCGATTATAGCCGATCAAATGATGAGCAATGCCTCGGAACTGCGTGGGCTACATGGCGATCTGCATCATGAAAACATCATGTTCTCCAGTCGCGGCTGGCTGGTGATAGATCCCGTCGGTCTGGTCGGTGAAGTGGGCTTTGGCGCCGCCAATATGTTCTACGATCCGGCTGACAGAGACGACCTTTGTCTCGATCCTAGACGCATTGCACAGATGGCGGACGCATTCTCTCGTGCGCTGGACGTCGATCCGCGTCGCCTGCTCGACCAGGCGTACGCTTATGGGTGCCTTTCCGCAGCTTGGAACGCGGATGGAGAAGAGGAGCAACGCGATCTAGCTATCGCGGCCGCGATCAAGCAGGTGCGACAGACGTCATACTAGATATCAAGCGACTTCTCCTATCCCCTGGGAACACATCAATCTTACCGGAGAATATCGTTGGCCAAAGCCTTAGCGTAGGATTTCGCCCTCTCCCGCAAACGACCCCTTCTTGCCTGTCCACACAATGCGCCGCTGTTAGCACTCGGTTGCCTTCGATGACGAAACCGCCGCATATAGTTTGATGCTGTCGCTTTGCGTCTTGTTTTGCCCAGCCTTTTTGCCAGGCGCGGTAGTGCGTCAATGCTGCTGTGGCAGCGTTTTGTTGAACGCCAGGAATAAGCCAGGCCGGACTGTTTTCAGCAAAGCCGTAGGGCTGCTCGATTGCTGACAAAGCAATAACAGACGGCATTGTATTTTCAGCCAGTGTTGGCCAATCCGGTGCAAGGTAGGGTCTGGTATCGGGTGGCAGTGTGCCGCGCTGGACGCTCTGGCCGCTGATTGAATTGTCGGACAATATGCGCTGCTCACGCCGATAGTCTTGTATTCGTTCTTCTGTGCTATCCAGGGCACGAGCATTTGCAGCGGTCGTACCCAACGCATAACTGGCCAGGAGTGACGGGCACTGGCTGGCAATGTCTAGCAACGGCAGGCATTTCGGCTGAGGGTAAAAGAACTTTCCGCTAAGCGATAGACTGTATGTAAACACAGTATTGCAAGGACGCGGAACATGCCTCATGTGGCGGCCAGGACGGCCAGCCGGGATCGGGATACTGGTCGTTACCAGAGCCACCGACCCGAGCAAACCCTTCTCTATCAGATCGTTGACGAGTATTACCCGGCATTCGCTGCGCTTATGGCAGAGCAGGGAAAGGAATTGCCGGGCTATGTGCAACGGGAATTTGAAGAATTTCTCCAATGCGGGCGGCTGGAGCATGGCTTTCTACGGGTTCGCTGCGAGTCTTGCCACGCCGAGCACCTGGTCGCTTTCAGCTGTAAGCGTCGCGGTTTCTGCCCGAGCTGTGGGGCGCGGCGGATGGCCGAAAGTGCCGCCTTGCTGGTTGATGAAGTACTGCCTGAACAACCCATGCGTCAGTGGGTGTTGAGCTTCCCGTTTCAGCTGCGTTTCCTGTTTGCCAGCCGGCCCGAGATCATGGGGTGGGTGCTGGGCATCGTTTACCGCGTCATTGCCACGCACCTGGTCAAGAAAGCGGGCCATACCCACCAAGTGGCCAAGACGGGCGCGGTCACCCTGATCCAGCGTTTTGGATCGGCGCTCAATCTGAATGTTCACTTCCACATGCTGTTTCTCGACGGTGTGTATGTCGAGCAATCCCACGGCTCAGCGCGTTTCCGCTGGGTCAAGGCGCCGACCAGCCCAGAGCTCACCCAGCTGACGCACACCATCGCCCACCGGGTGGGTCGCTATCTGGAACGGCAAGGCCTGCTGGAACGGGATGTCGAAAACAGCTATCTGGCCTCGGATGCGGTGGATGACGACCCGATGACACCCCTGCTGGGGCACTCGATCACTTACCGTATCGCTGTCGGTTCACAGGCGGGGCGAAAGGTGTTCACTTTGCAAACTCTGCCGACCAGTGGTGATCCGTTCGGTGACGGGATTGGCAAGGTAGCCGGGTCCAGCCTGCACGCCGGCGTGGCGGCCAGGGCCGATGAACGCAAGAAGCTCGAACGGCTGTGCCGGTACATCAGCCGCCCGGCGGTATCCGAGAAGCGGCTGTCGTTAACACGAGGCGGCAACGTGCGCTACCAGCTCAAGACGCCGTACCGGGACGGCACCACGCACGTCATTTTCGAACCATTGGATTTCATTGCAAGGCTGGCCGCCCTGGTACCGAAGCCCAGAGTCAACCTAACCCGCTTCCACGGGGTGTTCGCACCCAACAGTCGGCACCGGGCGTTGGTCACGCCGGCAAAACGGGGCAGGGGCAACAAGGTCAGGGTGGCTGATGAACCGGCAACACCAGCACAACGGCGAGCGTCGATGACATGGGCGCAACGGCTCAAGCGTGTTTTCAATATCGACATCGAGACCTGCAGCGGCTGCGGCGGCGCCATGAAAGTCATCGCCTGCATTGAAGACCCTATAGTGATCAAGCAGATCCTTGATCACCTGAAGCACAAAGCCGAAACCAGCGGGACCAGGGCGTTACCCGAAAGCCGGGCGCCACCGGCTGAGCTGCTCCTGGGTCTGTTTGACTGACGAGCCTGAAGGCCAACGATACCAATCAAAATGCTGCGTTCACAGCGCCGCGGCAGGGATCCGCCGTGCTGGTTGTCGGAAAAGGAGCCGCTAGTGGGAAAGAGGAGGGTAAATTTTCAGCGTTGCTGGCTCCCCGTCAGCCGGATTGGGTTGCATCGCAGGGGTGTCGAAAGAGTCAACTGCGGTCCAAAGCTGTTGGACTTGGGTGAAAAGGGCGTTTATTCTTCCTATACGTTGTCGGCAGCGGGCCAAAAAGGAATACGTCCATGCCCATCGAGGTGAAACCGGCTGTGAGCGCGGGTTCAAGCATATAGCCCGACAGGCGCGTATCCTTGCCGATCACGACACGATGGCGGTGGTCACCGCGACGAAAGACACGGCCAGCCGCCATGCCGACGCGCAAGGCGGTTTCCGCCGTCATCGCGCCTTCGTTGGCTTTGCCACGAATACCGTCTGTGCCGAAATATTTGCGCACCATAAGGTCGATTATCCTGTCGTCGGGTCGCCCTCAAAGGGGACATGCCTGCTGAACCGCGAATATAGAGAAATATCCCGAATGTGCAGTTAACGAATTCTTGCGGTTTCTTTCAGCGCCGCCAATACCGCCAGCCCGTCGCGCAAGGGGCGCGGCTCGTGTGTGCGGATGAAGTCAGCTCCACCTGCGGCGGCGGCAAGCTCTGCAGCGAGTGTCGCGGCCCCGACATCCCCCGGACCACGGCCTGTGAGCGCGCGCAGAAAGGATTTGCGCGAAACAGACAGAAGCACCGGCAAATCGAAGCGCAGCCGCAATTCATCGAACCGCGCCAGCACCGAGAGCGAGGTTTCGGGAGCAGCCCCCAGAAAAAACCCCATGCCGGGATCAAGGACAAGGCGGTTGCGTTTGATACCGGCACCCGTCAGCGCCGCGATGCGCGCGTCAAAGAACGCCGCAATGTGATCCATGATGTCGCCAGCGGGTGCCTCGCGCCGATCTGCCTGCCCGTCTTGCACCGAATGCATAACGACGAGTTTGGCAGATGATTTCGCCAATTGCGGATAGAACGCAGCGTCTGGAAAACCGCGAATATCATTGAGATAGGCCACACCACGCGACAAGGCATAGGCTTGCGTCGCGGGTTGATAACTGTCGAGCGAGACGGGAATGCCATCTGCCTTGAGCGCGTCCAGCACCGGCGCGATACGCGCGATTTCTGTGTCGGACGAAACAGGCGCGGCGTCGGGATTGCTGGATGCCGGACCGAGGTCGATCACATCTGCCCCCTCGGCCATCAGCTTACGCGCCTGCGCAATGGCTGCGTCTGGCGCCAGATACCGGCCTCCATCGGAGAAACTGTCCGAGGTTATGTTGACGATGCCGAAAATGATGAGCGATTTATTCATGGGGGCTTCTATAATAATAATAATCGAGCATGAGTCTCATACGGATGCTCGGGTCGAAAGGGAATCCCCAGGCGAGTAACCTGTTTGCGGTGATCCATTAGCTGCAGGAGCAGAATAGCATACATCTGGAAGCAAAGCCAGGAAAGCGGCCTATGGAGCTGTGCGGCAGCGCTCAGTAGGCAATTTTTCAAAATATTGTTAAGCCTTTTCTGAGCATGGTATTTTTCATGGTATTACCAATTAGCAGGAAAATAAGCCATTGAATATAAAAGATAAAAATGTCTTGTTTACAATAGAGTGGGGTTAATGCCGTGCCTGCTGTGATATAGCTTGCTAGGGCGACACGTCGCCAGGTATTAACGCTGCTCATGCTTTGCGCCCTCCTGGTCAAGTAGTCCTAGCCGCTCTAGGCTTGTCCCGGTGTGCGCTCCGGCACTTAAAAGCTCGCTATGTTGCTGATACGCATAGTCGAGCATGTAGCCAGACCATGCGAGTACAGCCAGCGATAAGCCGAATGTAATGCAGTATTTCGATATACCAGCAGCCCGCTGGCCTTTATCATTATGAGTAGCCATGATTAACCTCTATGTCAGGTTCTTTGTGGTTAGGTGCAAGGGCAGGTTGCCGCCTGCCTTTGCACCGCTTTTTTTAGCGGCTAAAAACCCGCGATTGCTGCCGGTCTTGTGCCGCCTTCTCTCTAAAACGCTTTGCCATTTCCATCGCCTTTGCCTGCTTTACGCTGTCGCCTTTTTCGTTGTCACTGTTCAGCTCTTTAGCAAGGCTCTTTGATTGCTGGCTGGTTATCCCGTCAATCTCAACAGTCTGGCTGGAAAAATTGCTAAAGCCTGGGTCTTGCGCTGCAATTGCCGCAGCCTCTCCGTGTCGCTCTAATCGCTCCTGGTTCTTCTCTTGCCTGCGCTCCTGTGCCTGCTCGATTTTGTTTGTATAGCTTTTGGCTAATTCTTCGTTGGTCGGTTCAACTGTCATTGCTCATTCTCCTGGTGTTAAACCTAGCGGCTAAAGCCGCTACGGGTGCTGTTGCAAAGTTGGCCGGAGAGCCGTGACGACCCAGTCTTCATCCTCTTAGGCTCGCTGCGTGCCAGCGTTCTCAGGCAGCCTCGAACACCCGACTGACGATCACCGCGTCCGGGTTCGACTGCCCGTAGGCAAACATCGTCCCCTGGCCTTTTCGTAACGAGTGCATCGCTTCCATCCCTTTCAACGTCCGATAGGCAGACGCCCTGTTCTTAAAGGCCCCTTTTGGCCCCAGGATCCGTTTCAACCGGCCATGATCGCCTTCGATGACGTTGTTGAGGTATTTCACCCGACGATGCTCTACCGTCGATGGGCAGACGCCTTCCGCCTTCAGCTCAGAGATTGCCCTGGCGAGTGAGGGTGCCTTGTCGGTGTTGATCACCCGGGGAAAGCCGGCTGTTGTGTTCGACCGCAGGGTCTTGGCCAGGAAACGCTTGGCTGCAGCCACATTCCGCTTCGGCGAGAGATAAAAATCCAGGGTGTTTCCACCAGCGGTGATCGCGCGATAGAGGTAGCACCACGTCCCGCCGACCCGGATATAGGTCTCGTCCACCCGCCAGGACCTGGCCTGCCAGTCAGGAACTTGCCGATACCACCGGGTCTTCTTATCCAGCTCAGGAGCATATTTCTGGACCCAGCGGTAGATCGTGGTGTGATCGACCGGCACGCCACGCTCGGTCATCATCTCTTCGAGGTCGCGGTAGCTCACCCCGTAGCGGCAGTACCACCGCACCGCCCACAGGATGATTTCACGGGGGAAATGACGACCGGAGAAGATGCCCATGGCCCTGATTATTCCACGCCGGTCTTCCTACTGCCCCAACTTTGCAACAGCACCGCCCACACTCAGCGCCGTCAGCGCGGGTCCAGAGGTACGGTTTGTGCGGGAACTCTCTGATTGAGTGGATGTCAAGCTGGTCATGGATGATGACCTCCTTTGGGCCTCCTAATGGCGGTGGCTATTCGACGGTTGTCGAGCATATGACCAGTGTCGCCGTCGTCAGCTCAGGCAACCAGACCACCGCTTTGCCTAGCACTCGCGGGACTACCCATTTGCGAGCATTTGCGTCAGCCCATGGAAGAAGCGAAAGCCAGGTCAGGCCGCTTCTCGTGTTTTCGGAGCTGCCACGCCTGTTGCAGATCGAGGTTGGGAGGTGGCGTGGGGGTCGCGGCGTGCGGTGGCGGGATTTGATTTCACGTTCAGAATGGCGAAGTTGGCATCGGTGTCGTGGGAGGTTGCGGACGGGGCGCAGGCGTTGATTGCGCAAGCCCATCATGAGGCTTTGCGGCGATAGTTGCGTTCATGGAGCGTGAGGTTGCAGCCACTCGTACTGGGCCAATTGCTCGGTATAGCTCGGTGACACAGGTCGACGTGAGGGGTTGACCGCGACGGCGTTTGGTCACTTCGATTCCCACACCGAGCCCCTCACTTGCAAACGCATGTGGTCATCAGCAACAAGGTCCACATCTTGTTGGATTGGAAGTGGCGGAATCTGGACGGGCCTCCGATGCATGCCGCGGTCGTGGCGTTGTCGGAGCTGCACCAGACCATCACCACCGAGAAAGACCGGTGAGGCTTGACCACCCAACTCGCTCCCGAATACGAAATCATCGCCACCGCAGCCCACCACGACCGCTGCGCAAACCTCATCAAGAGTAGTGGCCTCACCATCGACCAAGCGCATGCCGTGGTCGACTCGGACACTTTCGGTGCGTTGACTGCGGAACTGGGCCGGGCTGAAGCTAGCCACCACAACGTTGACACCCTCGTGTCACGTCTCATCAAGGCTCGCGGGTTCACCGATGCCGAAGGCATCTCCTCCGTTATCCACCACTGCCTCGCCAACGCCACCACCCGGACAGTCGGCTCCAGATGCGCCCGCTACGCTCTGCGTCTTATCGCCAGGCTGATTCCCGAGGTCATCGGCCACAGGAGCGCCGACATGCAGCAAGCCCTGGCCGAGTGACACCACCTCATCGAGAACTGAGTAGAAGCCGACCTCGAGACCGCCTTCCACATCTAAGAACCATGGGTCACGACATACGACCCGATACCCGCGACTGGACGGGAGCGACAGCATCGGCGATGCAGCGCTTTAGTTGCCGCTTACCGTAACCAGTACCAGATCACTCACCCCACCCCGCGCGCCGCGAATCCTGGTGTACGACAGTCAGTTGTTTGATTCTATGGACGATCGCCAAATTGCGTCGTGTCTCAACATTGGCGCTTGACTAGCAGATGAAGTTGGTTTCCAGTACATAGTGACACTTAACTCAGATCGTCTGGCAGCCGCTGAATCCGAAGGGTTCGAGCGGCGAAGTTACATCATGGATCCGGTCCTCACCGATGCAGGTGAAAAGGCGGGCTGTTCGGGTTCCGCTTCATTTGATTCCCGCCCGGTGTCACGATACCTCTAGAGGCAAGACAGGTCCTTCGCCACGTTAAACTCGATGCTACGGGTGATGTTGTCCGACATGTACACCGTGTTGGACCGGGTCTAGACCCATCCCATTGATAGCACGGTCGTGGCGCGACTTTGTGCCCGCCGAGGGGAGGTATGTCGTGGGAGACGATCACGCCGAGTCACAGTCCCAGCTGGTTGTCACCAACTATTGGTCGCGAGACTTCTGCCGTCGGAGGTGTACGACGATTGGTTCGTGCAGTGGGCACACGACCGCGGAACCTACCTCTATCTCGTGCTCGCGGGACCTAGGATTGAAATCGTGGAAAGCCGATGGCTGGAAGGCGAAGATGCGCTTCCAAGACGGCTCGGAGTTCAAGCCGCGCACCATTCCCGTGCCGTTCGGCTTTCTTCCTCGCGAGGGTGCGCACCTGTTCGAGGGAGGGATCGATTGGGTTGACATGAAGGAGATAGCGTCCGAGTGTAGCGACTCGTGGTGGTGATATCGCCTAGGCCATCGATCACCATGTACTCGACTACAGTGATGTCTGCGCTGACGCACCACCCATCAGTGAAAGAGAGATCAGCCTCGATATAGTGGCTGGTGGCAGCATTCAGATAAGCCTCGATTACATTTGCTAACATCCCGCTAAAGTCGCATTCAGCATAGTAACCTATAAGCGTGATTTTCAGTTTGGTATTGAGGGCGCACGCGACCCAGTATCGGCATCGAACATTGAAGGTGATGCGCGAACAGACGAGCCGTTGACGTTGGCGTACAAGGACGGAAACATCAATATGGCATCGATAGAGAACCAGGTTCTGGACTCAAGCAACGCGATCGACCAGAACATCTCGGCAATCACGACCGACCGTGGATTCTTGGCACAGAACCTGCTGCAATACTTGCGCCATCTGGTCGAGGGCTTGGTCGTCTATGCGCACGTCCCAGATCGGACGGTGACGTACAACTACCAGACGCAGTTTGATGCCGCTCGGGACGCAGTGAACGGCGATGCCCGCTATCGACTGTTGACGCGCTTCCACAGCCTGCTCCAGATCAGTGTCTCGCACTACACACTCGACCGGGACCCCTCTGAGCGCCTGATGCTCAAATACTACGAGTACCTGCTACGCACACGCGACCTCGCGAAGCAGCACCTCGGCCTGGACATCCTCCGGAATCTCGAGCAGTTCCCGCTTCACGAGGATCCGGCACTCCGCGCGTACTACGAGAAGATTGCTTGTCGGATCGAGGCATCAAAGCACGACCTGCTGACCGGCAAGACCGAGCGCTACTACATCAACAGCTCTCGACCATTCTTCATTGGCAGCCGAATCTACTACGAGGTCACCTTCAGCCTCGCCCACAACCGGACAAGCAAGTTCGATCGGATCATCGGCTTCACCGACATTGACGTGAGCGACTACTACGCTGCACAACTCGAGCTTGCGAACGACTCAATCGACGTGCTCGGTCAGACGATGCCGATCATCATCGTGCGCGACTGGTCGGTGTCCATCCGACCGTGCGAGTTCGACAACTTCGCTCGACTCCTCGGACAGCAGACCACGGTGCAGTCGGGACACGTCGAGTACCGCAATCTGATGCGGTACCTAACGCTGACACGTCACAGTCTGCTCGACCTCCTTGACTCGTCAGACGAGGTGTACAACCAGGTGAAGACATGGGTCCTCACGAACGCTCAGCGAACGCCTCTAATCTTTCCTGCACTGGACGCGGCGAGGGCGATCATCGGGCACAACCGTCCAGGCACCCGACTCTTGCGCTACCTGATGCTCCGGATGAACAACCAAATCCTGAAGGCACAGTACGACGTTAATCAGTGCGGGTGGCTCTCGAACCTGAATGTTTCAAGCGGCTGCCGTCCGTTCGACACGATGCCGTACTGTACGTCGCCCCGGAAACACAACCCGAGGTTTGCTGACCTCGCGGCTAGCATCGATTCTTCGAACAGGAAGCACGAGCTACTTGCGCGACGGGTACGCGTCAACGTCGAGCAGCACGGCATGATCTACACACCCGAAGGCGACCTCGAAGACCTCGGGGACATCGACGACCTTATCAGGCGCCACAACGCCGCTCTTCCACCGACACCACGGCATGCCCCACGCAAACTCCAACGCGCCAACGGCCACGTGTTCATCGTCGGGTACGAGGACGGCACGGTAGAGATCATAGAGCAGCTCCAGAAGATCGCCTCGAATGGCATTGAGGACTACGCGGACGATGTCGCCGCATGGCTTGACGAAAACGCGAAGCTTCCGGACGGTGATCCGCAGAAAGTTGACGATGAGATCAAGGCTGATGCCCTGCGGAAGCTCTTCTCCCACTCGAAGGTGGCCCTCATCTACGGAGCCGCAGGCACCGGCAAGTCCACGATGGTCAACCACATCGCGAACTACTTCGGGCGTGAGCGAAAGCTCTTCCTGGCACACACCAACCCGGCCGTCGACAACTTGAAGCGCCGCGTCGACGCTCCCAACAAACACTTCAGCACAATCTCGAAGCATGTGCGGGGCGACTGGGACACATCGGGTCATTTCGATATCGTCATCATCGATGAATGCAGTACGGTCAGCAACGCTGCGTTCCGCGAGGTGCTCGCCAACACCGAATTCGATCTGCTGGTGCTGGTGGGTGATGTCTACCAGATCGAGTCCATCGAGTTCGGGAACTGGTTTGGCGCAATTCGCTCGTACATCCCGCCAGAGTCAGTGCACGAATTGACACACCCGTTCCGCACGACCGACGAGGATCTCCTGACGCTCTGGGATCGCGTGCGTGACCTTGACGACCGGATCGAAGAGTCACTGTCGAAAAATGAGTACTCCAAAGAACTAGGGGAGTCGCTCTTCACGCGGCACGGTGCCGACGAGATCGTGCTCTGTCTCAACTACGACGGATTGTACGGGATCAATAACGTTAACCGCTTCCTTCAGGCGAGCAACCCGAGCCCGGCCCACGTCTGGGGTGAAGCTGTTTACAAGGTTGGCGATCCGGTGCTCTTCAATGAGACGGATCGCTTCCGTCCGCTGATCTTCAACAACA
It encodes the following:
- a CDS encoding ATP-dependent DNA helicase, translating into MASIENQVLDSSNAIDQNISAITTDRGFLAQNLLQYLRHLVEGLVVYAHVPDRTVTYNYQTQFDAARDAVNGDARYRLLTRFHSLLQISVSHYTLDRDPSERLMLKYYEYLLRTRDLAKQHLGLDILRNLEQFPLHEDPALRAYYEKIACRIEASKHDLLTGKTERYYINSSRPFFIGSRIYYEVTFSLAHNRTSKFDRIIGFTDIDVSDYYAAQLELANDSIDVLGQTMPIIIVRDWSVSIRPCEFDNFARLLGQQTTVQSGHVEYRNLMRYLTLTRHSLLDLLDSSDEVYNQVKTWVLTNAQRTPLIFPALDAARAIIGHNRPGTRLLRYLMLRMNNQILKAQYDVNQCGWLSNLNVSSGCRPFDTMPYCTSPRKHNPRFADLAASIDSSNRKHELLARRVRVNVEQHGMIYTPEGDLEDLGDIDDLIRRHNAALPPTPRHAPRKLQRANGHVFIVGYEDGTVEIIEQLQKIASNGIEDYADDVAAWLDENAKLPDGDPQKVDDEIKADALRKLFSHSKVALIYGAAGTGKSTMVNHIANYFGRERKLFLAHTNPAVDNLKRRVDAPNKHFSTISKHVRGDWDTSGHFDIVIIDECSTVSNAAFREVLANTEFDLLVLVGDVYQIESIEFGNWFGAIRSYIPPESVHELTHPFRTTDEDLLTLWDRVRDLDDRIEESLSKNEYSKELGESLFTRHGADEIVLCLNYDGLYGINNVNRFLQASNPSPAHVWGEAVYKVGDPVLFNETDRFRPLIFNNMKGNIVGICQAPGKITFDVDLGLEREVTAMEAMRSNLRLVEDSVVQFDVIERPDTDEDDDSTTTIVPFQIAYAVSIHKAQGLEFDSVKVVITEANEENISHSIFYTAITRARRHLEVYWTPDTQNRILSRLEVRENKKDENLLRQRRGVVPVVNVPKRQKVRQKP
- a CDS encoding IS6 family transposase, with product MGIFSGRHFPREIILWAVRWYCRYGVSYRDLEEMMTERGVPVDHTTIYRWVQKYAPELDKKTRWYRQVPDWQARSWRVDETYIRVGGTWCYLYRAITAGGNTLDFYLSPKRNVAAAKRFLAKTLRSNTTAGFPRVINTDKAPSLARAISELKAEGVCPSTVEHRRVKYLNNVIEGDHGRLKRILGPKGAFKNRASAYRTLKGMEAMHSLRKGQGTMFAYGQSNPDAVIVSRVFEAA